The following is a genomic window from Geoalkalibacter halelectricus.
TTGAAACGCGCTCGCCAGACGCTCGTCGCTGAACAGCGCCTCCAGGGTTCGCCGGATGCGCTCGCGCGTGGCGCGCAGACTGCGGCGGACATCGGCCAGGGGAAAGGAGGCGCCGTCGAGAATCTCACCGCGCGGGCCGATACTCTCGCGCAGCAGGCGCCGCAAGGTTTCGGGAACCTCGAGGCCGCGTGACTTTTCAAAGAGCCGCGGCGCCGCCTCCGGCGCCGTCAGATAACGGCGGCACTCGGCCGCCGCATCAATACTCGAGAGCACATCGAGCAGATCCTGCGCGGCCAGGAACACCCCTTCCAGGCCGAGTCGCTGCAAATGCGGGCCGAGATCACGCGTCCCGCCCAGGGAGGGGCGCCCGCGCTGCGCATGCAGGGTCTGCATTTCCTCGACCTGCGCCAACTGCTCCGCGACCTCCTCGGCCCGCGCCAGGGGCGTCAGACCCCGGGCCAGGGCGCTGCCGGGAAGGGTTTGGGTAAAACCGGCAATGAGACTGCGAATTTTGTCGAACTCCAGAATCCGCAGGGTTGCATCATCCATCTTAGCGCCATCCGCGCCGCACCGCTTCAGCGGTCGGCGAGAAAATCACGTCCGCCGTGAAAGAGCCCTTCTCCCAATTCGACAAAGGGTGCGGCCAACTGGGAGCCGGCTATCCCCTTTTCCAGAAACTCCGGCAGGGAACCGAGACTCAGGGCAAACAGCACCACGGCCAGCAGTACCACCGCCTGGCCGCAGCCAAAAAGCGCGCCCAGCAGGCGGTTGAAGCCGCCGAGAAAAATCAGCCGGACAAACTTCGAGAGCAGATATCCGAGGGCCGCGAAAAAAACAACGGAGATCAGAAACAGCGCCAGAAACGCCGCCACCACCGCCATCTGCGAAGGCAAACCCAGGTCATCGAGAAGCCATTGGGCCAGGGGCGCATGATAGCGAAAGGCCACCAGGGCACCCACCAGCAATCCGGCCAACGAGCAGATCTCCTTGAGAAACCCTCGCAGCAACCCCTTGAGGGTGAAGCCGGCGAGAATCACCAAGATGGCAATATCGAGATAATTCATCATCGCCTGCCCGGCCTCACCACGGATGCGGCACGCCCCATTCAGCCGCCAAGGCGCGTCTTGACCCGCTCGCTGACCAGGCGCCCATCGGCGCGCCCCTTGGTTTCAGCACTGACGATTTTCATGACCTTGCCCATGTCCCGCGGTCCGGCGGCGCCGGTTTGCGCCACGGCCTGGTCGATGATCGCCGCAATTTCTTCCTCGCTCAACGGGCGCGGCAGAAATTCCTGGATCACCGCCAGTTCCTTTTCCTCTTTTTCGGCCAGATCCTCGCGGCCGCTCTGCCGATAGGCCTCGACAGAATCGCGCCGCTGCTTGGCGAGGGTGGAGAGCACGGCAATGATGCCCTCATCGTCGAGTGGTCGGCGCTCTTCGATTTCGCGGTTCTTGATGGCGGAGCGAATCAGGCGAATGGCGCTCAGGCGCAGGCTGTCCTTGGCCTTCATCGCCTCTTTCATGGCGGTGTTGAGATTCTCGTTTAGACTCATCTTGGATACTCCGGGGCGGAGAAAACGGAAAAGGGGGCGGCCGCATCAGCGGCGCCCCACGGGAAAACCTGTCTAGTGTCGCCCTACTGGGCGCGGCTTGCCTTCTCGGCGATGCCGGAGAGGCCGAAACGGCGCCGCAGTTCGGCGTAGATGCGCTCCGGGGGCAGATCGTAGTAGCCCAGCAGCACCAGGGTGTGGAAAAACAGGTCGGCAGCCTCGTACACCACCTGCTCGGGATCACCGCCCTTGCCCGCCACCGCCGTCTCCGTCGCTTCCTCGCCGATCTTGCCGAGAATCTTGTCGAGGCCCTTGGCGTACAGGGAAGCGACGTAGGATTTTTCCGAAGGATTCTGGCGGCGCTCCTGAATGACGTGGTACAGGGCATCAAGAATATCCTGGCGCGCATAGGCGGCCAGAGGGTCGCTGGTTTTCTCCCCTTGCACCTGCGCCCCGGTTTCTTCCCAGGTGCGGTAGAAACAGGAATGATGACCGGTGTGACAGGCCGCCCCCTGCTGCGCGACGCTGATCAGCAGGCAATCGGCGTCACAGTCGAAGCGGATTTCACGTACCAGCTGCACATGGCCGGAAGTTTCGCCCTTCATCCACAGCTTGCGCCGCGAGCGCGAATAGTAATGGACCCTGCCCGTCGCCAGGGTCTGCTCCACCGCCGCGGCGTTCATAAACGCCATCATCAACACCTCGCCGGTCGCGGCATCGCGGGTGATGGCGGGAATCAGGCCGTTGGTGTCGAATTTGAGTTGCTCGATGAGAGACATGCGTTCTCCAGAGAGAATACGTAGGGGCGACCCGCTGGATCGCCCTGGGCGAGGCACCGCCTCGTCCCTACAAATCATAAGCGCACCGGCACCCCGTGCTCGCGCAGATACTCCTTGCATTCGCCGATGCTGTGTTCGCGAAAATGAAAAATGCTTGCCGCCAGGGCGGCGCTGGCGCCCCCTTCCACCA
Proteins encoded in this region:
- a CDS encoding GatB/YqeY domain-containing protein, with product MSLNENLNTAMKEAMKAKDSLRLSAIRLIRSAIKNREIEERRPLDDEGIIAVLSTLAKQRRDSVEAYRQSGREDLAEKEEKELAVIQEFLPRPLSEEEIAAIIDQAVAQTGAAGPRDMGKVMKIVSAETKGRADGRLVSERVKTRLGG
- a CDS encoding CvpA family protein; the protein is MMNYLDIAILVILAGFTLKGLLRGFLKEICSLAGLLVGALVAFRYHAPLAQWLLDDLGLPSQMAVVAAFLALFLISVVFFAALGYLLSKFVRLIFLGGFNRLLGALFGCGQAVVLLAVVLFALSLGSLPEFLEKGIAGSQLAAPFVELGEGLFHGGRDFLADR
- the hisIE gene encoding bifunctional phosphoribosyl-AMP cyclohydrolase/phosphoribosyl-ATP diphosphatase HisIE, with the protein product MSLIEQLKFDTNGLIPAITRDAATGEVLMMAFMNAAAVEQTLATGRVHYYSRSRRKLWMKGETSGHVQLVREIRFDCDADCLLISVAQQGAACHTGHHSCFYRTWEETGAQVQGEKTSDPLAAYARQDILDALYHVIQERRQNPSEKSYVASLYAKGLDKILGKIGEEATETAVAGKGGDPEQVVYEAADLFFHTLVLLGYYDLPPERIYAELRRRFGLSGIAEKASRAQ